In Rana temporaria chromosome 3, aRanTem1.1, whole genome shotgun sequence, a single window of DNA contains:
- the ZCCHC10 gene encoding zinc finger CCHC domain-containing protein 10 isoform X2 — protein MPSMQRGQRLAFSNMATPMHRLIARRQAEANKQNVRCQKCLEIGHWSYECTGKRKYLYRPSRTSELKRTLKEKEARMLLGQSNTISEAKMKKKRPKSVTSSSSESSSSNSSDSDPSSDSEDSSSSSSSSEDSSSSSSSSSEDSFSESESESESDSETSSSSDTSSSSSSEEDSSSDEEPLKKKRKL, from the exons ATGCCCAGCATGCAACGGGGACAGCGTCTGGCCTTCAGCAACATGGCTACCCCCATGCACCGGCTGATCGCTCGCAGGCAGGC GGAAGCAAATAAGCAGAATGTACGTTGTCAGAAGTGCCTAGAGATTGGCCATTGGAGCTATGAATGTACTGGGAAAAGAAAATATCTGTACAGACCTTCCAGAACATCTGAGCTAAAGAGAACATTGAAAGAGAAAGAAGCCAGAATGCTTTTAGGTCAAAG CAACACTATATCGGAAGCAAAGATGAAGAAGAAAAG GCCTAAAAGTGTAACAAGCTCCAGTAGTGAAAGCTCAAGCAGCAACAGCTCAGACAGTGATCCCTCTTCAGACAGCGAGGACAGCTCCagctcctcttcatcctctgagGACAGCTCTTCcagttcctcctcctcatcagagGACAGCTTCTCCGAGTCTGAATCAGAGTCTGAGTCTGACTCAGAAACTTCCAGTAGCAGTGATACAAGCTCCAGTAGCAGCAGTGAAGAAGACAGTAGCTCAGATGAAGAGCCACTTAAGAAGAAAAGAAAGCTTTAG
- the ZCCHC10 gene encoding zinc finger CCHC domain-containing protein 10 isoform X1: MPSMQRGQRLAFSNMATPMHRLIARRQAEANKQNVRCQKCLEIGHWSYECTGKRKYLYRPSRTSELKRTLKEKEARMLLGQSSNTISEAKMKKKRPKSVTSSSSESSSSNSSDSDPSSDSEDSSSSSSSSEDSSSSSSSSSEDSFSESESESESDSETSSSSDTSSSSSSEEDSSSDEEPLKKKRKL, encoded by the exons ATGCCCAGCATGCAACGGGGACAGCGTCTGGCCTTCAGCAACATGGCTACCCCCATGCACCGGCTGATCGCTCGCAGGCAGGC GGAAGCAAATAAGCAGAATGTACGTTGTCAGAAGTGCCTAGAGATTGGCCATTGGAGCTATGAATGTACTGGGAAAAGAAAATATCTGTACAGACCTTCCAGAACATCTGAGCTAAAGAGAACATTGAAAGAGAAAGAAGCCAGAATGCTTTTAGGTCAAAG cAGCAACACTATATCGGAAGCAAAGATGAAGAAGAAAAG GCCTAAAAGTGTAACAAGCTCCAGTAGTGAAAGCTCAAGCAGCAACAGCTCAGACAGTGATCCCTCTTCAGACAGCGAGGACAGCTCCagctcctcttcatcctctgagGACAGCTCTTCcagttcctcctcctcatcagagGACAGCTTCTCCGAGTCTGAATCAGAGTCTGAGTCTGACTCAGAAACTTCCAGTAGCAGTGATACAAGCTCCAGTAGCAGCAGTGAAGAAGACAGTAGCTCAGATGAAGAGCCACTTAAGAAGAAAAGAAAGCTTTAG